A stretch of the Diadema setosum chromosome 16, eeDiaSeto1, whole genome shotgun sequence genome encodes the following:
- the LOC140240017 gene encoding uncharacterized protein codes for MNDSSRLVLLLALFSVLLACLPSLGQCFMLYETDADEETDGDSEWKRGYAGKVVAEPVARSPMNYKSMSKYLQNLASRRLVSDHEFGKRQVNFGLRLAAVDALRNQMDSLAALRNRQAVRNNLDFMTRVGRRR; via the exons ATGAACGATTCATCGAGACTGGTCTTACTCCTCGCCCTTTTCTCCGTTCTCCTCGCGTGCCTTCCATCCCTCGGCCAGTGCTTCATGCTCTACGAAACGGACGCCGACGAGGAGACCGATGGCGACAGCGAGTGGAAGAGAGGGTACGCCGGCAAGGTGGTCGCCGAACCCGTGGCGCGGTCGCCGATGAACTACAAATCTATGAGCAAATACCTTCAGAATCTGGCTTCCCGCAGGCTGGTTTCTGATCACG AGTTTGGTAAAAGGCAGGTGAACTTCGGGCTCCGCCTGGCCGCCGTCGATGCGTTGCGTAATCAAATGGACTCGTTAGCGGCGCTGAGGAACAGGCAGGCGGTGCGGAATAACCTGGACTTCATGACCCGCGTCGGAAGGAGGAGATAA